The Eremothecium gossypii ATCC 10895 chromosome IV, complete sequence genome contains a region encoding:
- a CDS encoding C2H2-type zinc finger protein (Syntenic homolog of Saccharomyces cerevisiae YPR013C) gives MGIAGSFLWVPSVKQECGYIIRISLSNASTKICLHSAVEAYLRVPRTGIYTEPRVLCPERAWWIQAKKLDDQRNSVERQMYLPSRIDNIPPPGARIECTQATRASGLGAAGLGCSGRLGGEAHYHSVLWCGGDATPRSCGLHSSHACTRSRVTLPPLASLLQSSGYMGFNSEPRAVTRSCLGATHPEGHYGRDMLSSAVGHAACYVGRQSPLLPLGDAIAPALPPKPSHRCVAGNAQLRRPVLPIVGPAASPRYETNKTCLVCGRRCTRPSTLKTHMLIHTGELPFQCSWPGCSKRFNVRSNMNRHVNSHKRRLMKESKKKSSSPGAGML, from the coding sequence ATGGGAATTGCAGGTTCGTTCCTGTGGGTGCCTTCTGTCAAACAAGAATGTGGGTATATTATTCGTATCTCACTCTCTAATGCCAGTACCAAAATATGTCTGCACTCAGCTGTCGAAGCCTATCTCAGAGTTCCTAGGACTGGTATATATACTGAGCCCCGTGTGCTCTGTCCAGAGAGAGCATGGTGGATCCAGGCGAAGAAGCTAGACGATCAGCGAAATTCCGTCGAGCGCCAGATGTATCTACCGTCACGGATCGACAATATTCCCCCACCAGGCGCAAGAATCGAGTGCACACAGGCCACGCGCGCATCCGGGCTCGGAGCGGCGGGCCTGGGCTGCAGTGGGCGGCTGGGGGGCGAGGCACACTACCACAGTGTGCTGTGGTGCGGCGGGGACGCCAcgccgcgcagctgcgggcTGCATTCCAGCCACGCATGCACGAGGAGCCGGGTGACACTGCCACCGCTGgcgtcgctgctgcagtcCAGCGGCTACATGGGGTTCAACAGCGAGCCGCGGGCCGTCACGCGCTCGTGTCTAGGGGCGACACATCCCGAAGGCCATTACGGCAGGGACATGCTGAGCAGCGCGGTGGGGCACGCCGCGTGTTACGTGGGGCGCCAGAGCCCGTTGCTACCGCTGGGCGACGCGATTGCGCCGGCGCTCCCACCCAAGCCATCGCATCGCTGCGTCGCGGGGAacgcgcagctgcgccgGCCAGTGCTGCCCATCGTGGGGCCCGCGGCGTCGCCACGCTACGAAACGAACAAGACATGCCTCGTTTGTGGCAGACGATGTACCCGTCCCAGCACGCTCAAGACACACATGCTCATCCACACGGGCGAGCTGCCTTTTCAGTGCAGTTGGCCCGGGTGCTCCAAGCGGTTCAACGTCAGGAGCAATATGAACCGACATGTGAACTCCCACAAGCGCCGGCTGATGAAGGAAAGCAAGAAGAAATCCAGTTCTCCCGGAGCCGGTATGCTATGA
- the DPS1 gene encoding aspartate--tRNA ligase DPS1 (Syntenic homolog of Saccharomyces cerevisiae YLL018C (DPS1)) — protein sequence MSEQVEQVADKVAELSTKEETVILGEDGQPLSKKALKKLLKEQEKQKKKEERAAQLAAEAEARQKASAASDTARDNYGALPLIQSASRTGEKRIQFAELTAEDEGKEVLLRSRVHTVRQQGATLAFLMLRQRSSLIQALVKANAEGTVSKQMVKWAGSLNLESIVLVRGVVRKVEEPVKSATVQDFEIQITQLHTISETPQQLPILIEDASRSEAEAEAAGLPVVNLDTRLDARVIDLRTVTNQAIFRIKAGVCGLFREFFQSRNFTEIHTPKLLASPSEGGANVFEVKYFKGNAYLAQSPQFYKQQLIAADFERVFEVAPVFRAENSNTHRHMTEFTGVDLEMAFEEHYHEVIEVMGEMFMFVFTELKKRFAREIAQVRKQYPVEEFKFPADGKMVILHYKEGIAMLREAGKEIGDFDDLSTENERFLGKLVREKYDTDFYILDKFPAELRPFYTMPDPADPRYSNSYDFFMRGEEIMSGAQRIHDPELLRERMKHHGLQPEDAGFKDYCDAFTYGCPPHAGGGIGLERIVMFYLDLKNIRRATLFPRDPKRLRP from the coding sequence ATGAGTGAGCAAGTTGAGCAAGTAGCCGACAAGGTGGCTGAGCTAAGCACGAAGGAGGAGACGGTGATCCTCGGGGAGGATGGACAACCCCTGTCTAAAAAGGCATTGAAGAAGCTGTTGAAGGAGCAGgagaagcagaagaagaaggaggaGCGCGCTGCACAACTTGCAGCCGAGGCCGAGGCGCGCCAGAAGGCCAGCGCGGCGTCGGACACCGCGAGAGACAACTACGGGGCACTGCCACTAATCCAATCGGCTAGCCGCACCGGCGAGAAGAGGATACAGTTCGCGGAGCTGACGGCCGAGGACGAGGGAAAGGAAGTGCTGCTACGTTCGCGTGTGCACACGGTCCGGCAACAGGGCGCCACGCTTGCGTTCTTGATGCTGAGACAGCGCTCGTCGCTGATTCAGGCGCTGGTGAAAGCCAATGCCGAGGGGACGGTTTCGAAGCAGATGGTGAAGTGGGCGGGGTCCTTGAACCTGGAGTCGATTGTGCTTGTCCGCGGTGTGGTCAGAAAGGTCGAGGAGCCAGTCAAGTCTGCCACCGTGCAAGACTTTGAGATCCAGATAACTCAGCTGCACACCATCTCGGAGACGCCTCAGCAGCTGCCTATTTTGATAGAGGATGCTTCCCGCTCGGAGGCGGAGGCGGAGGCCGCCGGTCTTCCAGTAGTCAACCTTGACACTAGATTGGACGCCCGTGTGATCGACCTAAGGACTGTGACCAACCAGGCCATTTTCCGTATCAAGGCTGGTGTGTGCGGCCTATTCAGAGAGTTCTTCCAGTCGCGTAATTTTACGGAAATACACACGCCGAAGCTGCTAGCTTCTCCTTCGGAGGGCGGTGCCAACGTGTTTGAGGTGAAATATTTCAAGGGCAACGCCTACCTAGCACAGTCTCCACAGTTCTACAAGCAACAGTTAATTGCCGCTGACTTCGAGAGGGTGTTTGAGGTTGCGCCTGTCTTCCGCGCTGAGAACTCCAACACCCACCGCCACATGACGGAGTTCACCGGTGTGGATCTAGAAATGGCCTTTGAGGAGCACTACCACGAAGTGATCGAGGTCATGGGCGAGATGTTCATGTTTGTTTTCACCGAATTGAAGAAGCGTTTCGCTCGCGAGATCGCACAGGTCCGGAAGCAGTACCCTGTCGAGGAGTTCAAGTTCCCTGCCGATGGCAAGATGGTGATCCTACATTACAAAGAAGGCATTGCGATGTTGCGAGAGGCTGGCAAGGAAATCGGTGACTTCGACGATCTATCCACCGAAAACGAGAGATTTTTGGGTAAGCTGGTCAGAGAGAAGTACGACACCGACTTCTACATCCTTGACAAGTTCCCAGCGGAGCTCCGTCCATTCTACACAATGCCAGACCCAGCTGACCCCCGCTACTCCAACTCCTACGACTTCTTCATGAGAGGAGAGGAAATCATGTCTGGTGCCCAACGTATCCACGACCCTGAGCTGCTACGGGAGAGAATGAAGCACCACGGCCTGCAGCCCGAGGACGCCGGCTTCAAGGACTACTGTGATGCCTTCACCTACGGCTGTCCTCCTCACGCGGGCGGTGGTATTGGGCTCGAAAGAATCGTGATGTTCTATCTCGACCTCAAGAACATTAGAAGGGCCACTCTATTTCCTAGAGACCCCAAGAGATTGAGACCTTGA
- the CDC25 gene encoding Ras family guanine nucleotide exchange factor CDC25 (Syntenic homolog of Saccharomyces cerevisiae YLR310C (CDC25), YLL016W (SDC25) and YLL017W; YLL016W and YLL017W represent one ORF in this genome) encodes MAESLTSSQPPTLVKCKDVVRALCDFVPLKKQHLPLKAGDVVYVLSRHESGWCDGIIIEQTAKGNSTVTQCQRGWFPRTYTRSIRERRCTQSSSAGAAGVAHNFVSRPHMMLRNPSTPTLRRNSLNIRVSHLGGNTSNHGGTNLARAVTGQSDTHFSPHMFTTTSSPGSSQTHLKQDYKLDMRRRSVCSQRRASMASSHNTRSPSKSPFTELLPVDPLQRLPIDETPNTEPSQTKNSPAPAQKSNSYRAQLLSVAEVQMFFNSLGSIRYVPVWSPVGTEDGEVLFYNKEHNIYCRTLPLLQEPRMDCQSIFPKDDHLIDLSLRKPHEIKNATSNITAEGQYPTALNCPNTDSGEICVRDLSREATDGPDAQSRAATRTQKCELETTMEKVPVLFSKQELFFHHTSDMRTWTELRDCTLYYLYLSHDSFFRRNQLQFKRNFDHLARLTTMWQLACRLLRNEVTKKNMHKEIRKLVKGLTKSLSKISLASTIYVSTDCRQPGTSSAERRSTAADDISFIRDMKASVTSRSTTLNEVDLSPTIDNSERDPPTESSVRNEDMIPDIPESTIEIDQGGATTVLPAIPSRLINRTEPERGSAALSPTVKTGATYDKSPNFLDETSILSIEMLFHVIDHEVDQYKGKIAKLYHLLKSELLTEDVIPQLYPRMLKNSFDGGAWTNPFHPQMFPLSSSGDINFTSNSGSLSVGKAGSSGTESARLDARNFSNTSSKTVTSIFNRNKSRTFSRSKLSKKTRYPLNEDTLRLIKGKVTHLTDKLEEYDSYVLNLAKSKHRDLEMAASTYEIIAIISQLIDMLESLDLTFFVNLRNLPTLETAANLDKESMELRDHCVATVTVLMMEFFEVKQALHDIAIGVIIEVQGLTLRDPFVFSPMRDDLGEAGEYDFKKHSFIKQDRFAAALARSLVQQDVECNNVNFPVSDPVSMEAASKLVQMVETGYQLTEQLVSERENILNYAARLMKNDLIAELMKGEHDRWFEEDDTNRSVGVEGGIADSHDIQKKKIDLPWYLDSQYESQLVYDANGNIRGGTKEALIEHLTSHLVIDASFNVTMLITFKSMFTTTELLSALILRYNLYPPEGLSYEEYNEWVQKKHLPIKANVINIMKLWFSQYWSPAYYDPCLEELVAFAQLASAEKIPDSDPLIDLIKKVVAQKNDMQGFIPRRIPFMVENSVFFQAGSSSYVPSPPLPPNHSLTTNASSASLGTSFRLKKLKQVDIEASVFAKQLTIKENLLYCKIHLFECLDRTWKTRYCDFGGSPNISNFIQNSNHLTNYVSYMIVKQTDLKRRVQIVQYFIDVAETCRALNNFSSMTAITSAMLSSSIYRLKRTWAMVHDNYKESLDRMNALMDSAKNFRKYRELLESLGDCPCVPFFGVYLSDLTFTAGGNPDYLKGTTGVINFAKRARIVNVLKEIDSYQRISYRLKRIAEIQEFIDERLLNVPNIEKQYELSLRIEPRQEVSTGLNADASYAKHGSAAMKGKKLGFVNRIKRSHGSAS; translated from the coding sequence ATGGCAGAGAGCCTAACAAGTTCCCAACCACCCACTTTGGTTAAGTGTAAAGATGTGGTGCGTGCATTATGCGATTTTGTGCCCTTGAAGAAGCAGCATCTGCCTTTGAAAGCAGGGGACGTGGTGTATGTGCTGTCGAGGCATGAATCTGGCTGGTGCGATGGCATAATTATCGAGCAAACTGCGAAGGGCAATTCTACCGTTACCCAATGCCAACGAGGCTGGTTTCCTCGCACCTACACACGTTCCATACGAGAACGCCGTTGTACGCAGTCGTCAAGCGCTGGTGCTGCCGGAGTTGCTCATAATTTTGTTTCTCGACCACATATGATGCTACGCAATCCATCTACGCCTACATTGCGGCGGAATAGCCTTAACATTAGAGTATCACATCTAGGGGGCAATACTTCCAATCACGGTGGTACTAATCTCGCGAGGGCCGTTACCGGCCAAAGTGACACTCATTTTTCACCACACATGTTTACAACAACATCGTCTCCTGGCTCTTCTCAGACACACTTGAAACAGGACTACAAGTTAGACATGAGGCGTCGCTCAGTATGCTCTCAGAGAAGAGCAAGCATGGCAAGCAGTCATAATACCAGATCGCCCTCTAAGTCGCCATTTACTGAGCTTCTTCCTGTAGATCCGCTACAGAGGCTGCCCATAGATGAAACTCCGAACACTGAACCAAGTCAAACCAAAAATTCAcctgcgccggcgcagaAGTCGAACTCTTATCGGGCACAGCTACTATCTGTTGCGGAGGTCCAAATGTTTTTCAACAGCTTGGGTAGCATCAGATATGTGCCAGTGTGGTCGCCTGTCGGGACAGAGGATGGAGAAGTTTTATTTTACAACAAAGAACACAACATATATTGCAGGACTTTGCCGTTACTTCAGGAGCCAAGGATGGATTGCCAATCGATATTTCCTAAGGATGACCACCTTATTGATTTGAGTTTACGAAAGCCACATGAGATTAAGAATGCTACTTCTAATATTACTGCAGAAGGTCAATATCCTACCGCTCTAAACTGTCCGAACACGGATTCTGGGGAAATTTGCGTAAGAGATTTATCCCGTGAGGCTACAGATGGCCCCGATGCACAGTCTCGGGCAGCTACACGTACCCAGAAATGTGAGCTAGAAACAACAATGGAGAAAGTGCCGGTCCTTTTTTCTAAACAGGAGCTTTTCTTTCACCATACGTCGGATATGCGGACATGGACTGAGTTACGGGACTGTACTCTTTATTACCTTTATCTCTCCCACGATTCCTTCTTTCGACGCAATCAACTTCAGTTTAAGAGAAATTTCGATCATTTAGCGAGATTGACAACTATGTGGCAGCTTGCTTGCAGATTACTGCGAAATGAGGTGACAAAAAAGAATATGCATAAGGAAATAAGAAAACTTGTGAAGGGGCTGACAAAGTCACTTTCCAAGATTTCCCTCGCATCTACTATTTATGTTTCAACTGACTGTAGACAGCCAGGTACTTCTTCCGCAGAAAGGCGTTCTACAGCGGCGGATGATATTTCTTTCATAAGAGACATGAAAGCGAGTGTTACCAGTCGCAGTACCACCTTAAATGAGGTTGACCTCAGTCCGACCATCGATAATTCTGAGAGGGATCCTCCAACTGAATCATCAGTTAGGAATGAAGACATGATCCCTGATATTCCAGAGTCAACAATAGAGATTGATCAGGGAGGGGCGACCACAGTTCTGCCCGCTATTCCAAGTAGATTGATCAACAGAACGGAGCCCGAGAGAGGTAGCGCAGCTTTATCGCCAACTGTCAAGACAGGAGCTACATATGACAAAAGTCCAAATTTCCTTGATGAAACGTCGATTTTATCTATTGAGATGTTATTTCACGTTATTGACCATGAAGTTGATCAATACAAGGGTAAGATAGCCAAGCTATATCATCTTCTCAAAAGCGAGCTATTGACAGAAGATGTGATCCCACAACTCTATCCTCGGATGCTTAAAAACTCATTCGATGGCGGGGCATGGACGAACCCCTTTCACCCGCAGATGTTTCCATTATCTTCGTCTGGTGATATTAATTTCACTTCGAACTCTGGAAGCCTTTCGGTAGGGAAGGCTGGCTCGTCTGGTACTGAAAGTGCAAGGCTGGACGCTAGGAATTTTAGTAACACCAGTTCAAAAACCGTCACATCCATCTTTAATCGGAACAAGAGTAGAACTTTCTCTAGAAGCAAATTGAGCAAAAAAACAAGATATCCACTGAATGAAGATACTTTGCGGTTAATCAAGGGCAAAGTAACTCATTTAACTGATAAGTTGGAGGAATATGATTCTTATGTGTTAAACTTGGCCAAATCCAAACATCGAGATCTAGAAATGGCTGCTTCAACCTATGAGATTATCGCCATAATTTCCCAATTGATTGATATGTTGGAATCTTTGGACTTGACATTTTTTGTTAACTTGAGAAACTTGCCAACGTTAGAAACGGCGGCAAATCTAGATAAGGAAAGTATGGAACTACGCGATCATTGTGTAGCGACAGTTACTGTTCTTATGATGGAGTTTTTTGAAGTTAAACAGGCTCTGCATGACATCGCCATAGGCGTCATTATCGAAGTTCAAGGCCTCACACTCAGGGATCCTTTTGTCTTTTCTCCTATGAGGGACGATTTGGGTGAAGCTGGAGAATACGATTTCAAGAAACATTCTTTTATTAAACAAGATAGGTTCGCGGCGGCGCTTGCAAGGTCTCTAGTTCAGCAGGACGTGGAATGTAACAACGTAAACTTCCCCGTCAGTGATCCTGTCTCAATGGAGGCAGCTAGTAAATTGGTGCAGATGGTGGAAACCGGGTATCAACTGACTGAGCAGCTAGTAAGTGAACGGGAAAACATATTGAATTATGCCGCCAGATTGATGAAAAATGATCTCATTGCTGAGTTGATGAAAGGAGAACACGACAGATGGTTTGAAGAAGACGATACGAATCGCTCTGTTGGAGTTGAGGGGGGTATTGCTGATTCTCACGATATACAAAAGAAGAAAATTGACCTACCTTGGTATCTTGATTCACAATATGAATCGCAGTTGGTCTACGATGCAAATGGTAACATAAGGGGGGGGACTAAAGAGGCGCTTATTGAGCATCTGACTAGCCATCTAGTCATCGATGCTTCCTTTAATGTCACGATGTTGATAACATTTAAAAGCATGTTCACAACTACAGAACTTCTCAGCGCACTGATCCTTCGTTACAATCTTTATCCTCCCGAAGGATTAAGTTATGAAGAATATAACGAATGGGTTCAAAAGAAGCACTTACCCATAAAGGCGAACGTAATAAACATTATGAAGCTTTGGTTTTCACAATATTGGTCGCCGGCATATTACGACCCTTGCTTGGAAGAGCTTGTAGCATTTGCACAGCTAGCTAGTGCTGAGAAGATTCCGGATTCTGACCCGTTGATTGATCTTATTAAGAAGGTTGTAGCCCAGAAAAACGACATGCAGGGCTTTATTCCCAGGCGCATCCCATTTATGGTGGAGAATTCTGTGTTCTTTCAGGCTGGTTCCTCGAGCTACGTACCTTCGCCGCCACTTCCTCCAAACCACAGCCTAACAACTAACGCCTCCTCTGCATCCCTAGGGACCAGTTTTAGGCTGAAGAAGCTAAAGCAGGTAGATATCGAGGCCAGTGTTTTCGCAAAGCAGTTGACAATCAAGGAGAATCTGCTCTATTGCAAGATTCACCTCTTTGAGTGTTTGGACCGCACATGGAAGACGAGGTATTGCGACTTCGGAGGGTCGCCAAACATATCTAACTTCATCCAGAATTCCAACCACCTAACGAACTATGTCTCCTATATGATCGTGAAACAGACAGACTTAAAGCGCCGGGTGCAGATCGTCCAATATTTCATCGACGTAGCAGAAACTTGCAGAGCGCTAAACAACTTTTCCTCTATGACCGCAATCACGTCTGCCATGTTGTCCTCATCTATCTACCGGCTCAAGCGTACGTGGGCCATGGTCCACGACAACTACAAGGAGTCGCTAGACAGGATGAACGCCCTCATGGACTCAGCGAAGAACTTTAGAAAGTACCGTGAGCTACTCGAGTCTCTGGGCGACTGCCCATGCGTCCCCTTTTTCGGGGTGTATCTGTCCGACCTGACGTTCACTGCTGGCGGTAATCCGGACTATCTGAAAGGCACCACGGGAGTTATTAATTTCGCGAAACGGGCACGAATCGTCAATGTCCTGAAGGAAATCGATTCCTACCAGCGTATCAGCTACCGTCTCAAGCGCATTGCCGAAATCCAGGAGTTTATCGACGAGCGTCTGCTTAACGTCCCGAACATCGAAAAACAGTATGAGCTTTCCCTTCGGATCGAACCGCGCCAGGAGGTTTCAACTGGTTTGAACGCCGACGCCAGCTATGCGAAGCACGGCTCCGCCGCCATGAAGGGCAAAAAGCTGGGCTTTGTGAATCGCATTAAACGAAGCCACGGGTCAGCCTCTTGA
- a CDS encoding ADL037W-Ap (Non-syntenic homolog of Saccharomyces cerevisiae YDR034W-B and YBR056W-A): protein MYYQQPAQPVYIQQAPPPQQESSCCGTCCKVLLCCCIFQMCADMCCG from the coding sequence ATGTACTACCAGCAACCGGCGCAACCCGTCTACATCCAGCAggcgcctcctccgcagCAGGAGTCGAGCTGCTGTGGGACCTGCTGCAAGGTTCTActgtgctgctgcatctTCCAGATGTGCGCAGACATGTGCTGTGGCTAA
- the IMH1 gene encoding Imh1p (Syntenic homolog of Saccharomyces cerevisiae YLR309C (IMH1)), with protein sequence MFKQLSQFGKNITDELAKGINEDTASEGQHGAGAQGGRREEGGSPYEELPKEIQAKLRKFEKYEQKYPLLLNAYKAEKEKSDEVELLLKVLSENTPVSAIGDVETLRGFFEDVGVKTAMLTEEIKRITGENNGLQKQLAEAQESLEQRQRDLTSREEELAKSSREATELRELRQQAVAEKDAAVTERDDAQKAAAEMETRCTEAEAHAAEMKSQIESMETELKRTEKLLTTYKSTIQELGASQATGEAQPSSEAPSVRGKKGKGKRGKGKKRVQAADEKADTSSELELGEEKTPSTSSAGDEIIEAIETKQKYENLVEEHQQLSLELEKSRHWEQECLDSRKKVETLETELKDVKAKLKNSNEELETVRGMLKTVGNELVHARDELKQLNCEGTNEVERLKSELQELRTENSTQIATLKEQLQLLNDQKKALETDVEQHKRKMEDLESELLKSQENVSKFRNQNNDLSEKLRDYIVLKKSEATTRMSLSQKEKTIEYLEEQVRQYNSKEIEDKKAFADSKTELERWQRTAANLEKQLERIRLETKRHDDNLESYIKENGKLSERLEVLQEKYDSLQNLKSNSGDQVSAIRKQCEELNSKLKEATKRVMSLEDELNETSTVLQERTREATTMRRMINSDRSSKDTKIRELEDRVAAASEERDKLKSELDVLLARKNHETQDLKNTNQELVVKINALELKEQELATEVQQLKVLNQTIRRHSSTAADGSEELELTVRKLKDSLRTSEKKMRELKDSNEELKSLNDELNAKLDRLANRYKVLSTQLKMSKDMSSQSRHSSRSGSLVSPSSDNETGNSPRKISISSAHPAPVVASYDNSAEMESNEKLAYIRNVLLGFLEHREQRSQLLPVVSTLLQLSSHDEKRLLTSLK encoded by the coding sequence ATGTTCAAGCAACTGTCGCAGTTCGGGAAGAATATCACAGATGAGCTTGCCAAAGGCATAAATGAGGACACGGCCTCGGAGGGCCAACACGGTGCTGGGGCGCAGGGCGGCAGGCGCGAGGAAGGCGGGTCCCCCTACGAGGAGCTGCCTAAGGAGATACAAGCAAAGTTACGGAAGTTTGAGAAGTACGAGCAGAAGTACCCTCTGCTGCTGAACGCTTACAAGGCAGAGAAAGAGAAATCCGATGaggtggagctgctgctgaaaGTGCTGAGCGAGAACACGCCGGTGTCTGCAATTGGCGACGTGGAGACGCTTCGCGGGTTCTTTGAAGATGTTGGCGTCAAGACTGCGATGCTAACGGAGGAGATCAAGCGGATTACTGGCGAAAACAACGGCCTACAGAAGCAGCTCGCAGAGGCCCAGGAGAGCCTGGAACAGCGCCAACGGGATCTAACGTCCAGGGAGGAGGAATTGGCTAAAAGCTCGCGCGAGGCAACCGAACTCCGCGAACTACGCCAGCAGGCGGTTGCTGAAAAGGATGCAGCCGTCACGGAGCGGGACGATGCCCAAAAGGCCGCTGCGGAGATGGAAACTCGCTGTACTGAGGCGGAAGCCCATGCTGCGGAGATGAAATCTCAGATCGAGAGTATGGAGACCGAGCTGAAGCGCACGGAGAAGTTGCTTACTACGTACAAGTCCACAATTCAAGAGCTGGGTGCTTCTCAAGCCACCGGGGAGGCACAGCCATCATCTGAAGCTCCTTCCGTAAGAGGAAAGAAAGGCAAAGGAAAACGAGGCAAAGGGAAGAAGCGAGTGCAGGCAGCAGACGAAAAGGCGGACACCTCGAGCGAGCTTGAGTTAGGTGAGGAGAAGACACCCTCTACGTCATCAGCTGGTGATGAAATCATTGAAGCGATAGAAACAAAGCAGAAGTACGAAAACCTTGTGGAGGAACACCAACAGCTAAGCCTTGAACTGGAGAAGTCACGCCACTGGGAACAAGAGTGCTTAGACTCGCGCAAGAAAGTAGAGACCTTAGAAACAGAGTTAAAGGATGTCAAGGCCAAGTTGAAGAACAGTAATGAAGAACTTGAGACGGTCCGCGGTATGCTGAAAACAGTTGGCAACGAGTTAGTTCATGCGCGTGACGAACTAAAGCAACTGAACTGCGAAGGAACCAATGAGGTGGAGAGGTTGAAGAGCGAGCTACAGGAACTTCGGACAGAGAATTCAACCCAGATTGCGACCTTGAAGGAGCAACTCCAACTGCTCAATGACCAGAAGAAAGCTTTAGAAACAGATGTCGAACAGCATAAGCGGAAAATGGAGGACCTTGAATCCGAGCTTCTGAAGTCCCAGGAGAACGTATCGAAGTTCAGGAACCAAAACAATGACTTGAGCGAGAAGCTGCGGGACTATATTGTTCTGAAGAAATCAGAAGCGACCACTAGAATGTCGCTATCCCAGAAGGAAAAGACCATCGAATATCTAGAGGAGCAAGTGAGGCAGTATAACTCAAAAGAGATTGAAGATAAGAAAGCATTTGCTGATTCGAAGACTGAATTGGAACGGTGGCAGAGAACGGCGGCCAACCTCGAAAAACAACTAGAACGCATCCGGCTTGAGACAAAGAGGCATGACGACAACCTGGAAAGCTATATCAAGGAGAATGGGAAGCTTTCAGAGAGACTGGAGGTTCTGCAGGAAAAATATGATTCATTGCAGAACCTGAAAAGCAACTCCGGCGACCAGGTCAGTGCGATAAGGAAGCAGTGTGAGGAATTAAACTCCAAACTTAAGGAGGCAACTAAGAGGGTCATGTCACTGGAAGACGAATTAAATGAGACCTCGACGGTGTTACAGGAGCGCACCAGAGAGGCAACCACCATGCGGCGTATGATCAACAGCGATCGAAGCTCGAAGGATACAAAGATTCGTGAGCTGGAAGACAGGGTAGCCGCGGCATCCGAAGAGCGTGACAAGCTGAAGTCGGAACTAGACGTTCTGCTTGCGCGGAAGAATCACGAAACCCAGGATCTCAAAAACACAAACCAGGAGTTGGTCGTGAAGATAAATGCCCTGGAGCTAAAGGAACAGGAGTTGGCGACTGAGGTACAGCAGCTGAAGGTACTCAACCAAACCATTAGAAGGCACAGCAGCACGGCAGCCGACGGCTCAGAGGAGCTAGAACTGACGGTGCGGAAGCTGAAGGATTCCCTGCGCACATCCGAGAAGAAGATGCGGGAGTTGAAGGACTCCAACGAGGAATTGAAATCGTTGAATGACGAGCTGAACGCGAAACTGGACAGGCTTGCAAACAGGTACAAGGTTCTGTCCACCCAGCTGAAAATGTCCAAAGACATGTCATCGCAGTCTCGGCACTCAAGCAGATCCGGCTCGTTGGTTTCACCTTCGTCTGACAATGAAACCGGCAATAGTCCCCGGAAAATCTCCATCTCATCCGCCCATCCTGCACCTGTTGTTGCGTCATACGACAATTCGGCCGAAATGGAGTCCAATGAGAAGCTTGCCTATATCAGAAACGTACTTCTCGGCTTTCTGGAGCATAGGGAGCAGAGGTCGCAGCTTCTTCCGGTAGTGTCCACCTTACTTCAACTGAGTAGCCATGATGAAAAGAGGCTCCTTACGTCCTTAAAGTGA